The genomic interval AGATCTTGGTTGTTTTGTGTCATGttgtttaaaaattgtattcCAGTGAAGATGTTTTATTAACGCTTCATgggataaacaaataattttattgcAAGATACTAAACAAAGCATATATTGTAGACTAATAGcctcagtaaagttgcaggattaTTAAGTAGAGTAAAAGGTAGCACATGGGAAAATGTAGAAATCACTtataaaaagcaagataattgCCTCCCTGCCATGTATTAGGCCTTAGAATTATGGCATAGTGCCAACAATGATATTGTTTCCCTTTGCTTTCCACAAGTAGAATAATGAATTGTGCAGTTAAATACTGAAAGTCAATTAAAACTTACTGCATAAACAGTGTTGataaaaattggaaacatcaaCCCAAGGAAAGAGAACCAACACAATTAATTCATCAGTGTTTCTCTTACTTAAGAATACAAAAAGTAGAACATTACTTTTAAACatggataaatatttttattcaaaaagacaaaattattttactatCCCTTAAATGAAACTACTAATGAGAAAGAATTACCACTTGAGAGAATAAGAAGTACCAATCTGGGAGCTACTGAGGGATCCcaaattttatcttcatttaaatGTCCTCTGATTTCAACAAAATGTATGAATTGAGACAAAATCAGGCTTCAGTCAGACTTATGAATTGCTGAATTGCAACATAGTTTCAGTTAATAGGTAAATAGATTCTTATAAGGAATTAGAGGAATTGATGATAAAAAAAATGTGGGATCTCAGTGTTAAAGAATAAGggtatttgagaaaataaatgtgattGATGGCTTCAAATACACAGATTAAATATACTGTGGAAAAGTATGAAggcaaaatcaaaagaaaataaagaattcacagacacacacaacatgccataattttattctaaaagatgagaaaacattCAGGAACCTGGACAGTCATTTCTTTGTCTATATCTACCTAACACATTCTCCTAACATTTACTTAGTTTATATACAAAATTGGTCTTTTATGCTCAAGGCaaattttttcactatttttttcattaatctcTTTGCAGCAATTGGAAGTGcctagtatatataatataatatataaataattgttgaaCATATTTATACTCACTACTTAATTTGGAGGCACATAGAACAAAATTTAGAGTCCATAACCAGTTTATAGAAATTGTATTGCATGTTAATAAAAAAGGTTGCATGATTTTTTCCACACCCTATGTAGTGCACATTTTACATCTTTATTCCTCAAGCTATAGATTAATGGATTCAACATAGGGATAATGAGAGTATAAAATATGGAAGCCACTTTATCAGTGTCAAAGGAATGGCTGGACTCTGGTTGCACATACATAAATAGTAAAGTCCCATAGAACACTATGATCACAGTCAAGTGGGATCCACAGGTAGAGAAAGCCTTGTGCCTGCCTTCAGCAGAGCTCATCCTGAGAATGGATACAAGAATGAGAAGGTAAGACACAAGAACTATCAGAAGAGACAAAATCAAATCAAACCCAGCTAAAATCAGAATAATCATTTCTACTTCATGTGTATTTGAGCAGAGCAAAGGTAACAAAGGAAGACTATCACAGTAGAAATGACTGATGACTCTGTAgccacagaaagataaattaaataattttacgGTGACGAGAAGAGACACAAATGTGCTGTAGACACAGGGGATCGCTACCAGCACCCAGCACACTCTTTGTGACATGATGACTGGGTAGAGAAGAGGgttacagatggccacatagcggtcataagACATTGCTGACAGAATAAAAATTTCACTAAcaataaatacaagaaagaaaGCTAGCTGCATAGCACAAAAGTAATAGGAGATTATATTTTGATACTCAACAAAATTTACCAACATTTTGGGTCCCACAGTTGTTGAATAACCAAGATCTGTAAAAGCAAGGTGTCTAAGAAAGAAGTACATGAATGTCTGAAGCTTGGAGTCCATCTTGGTGAGGATGATCATACCTAAGTTGCCCACCACTGAGATCACATAGATGATGAGGAAGAGCCCAAACAATGGAGCCTGCAGCTCAGGGCAGTTGGTAATTCCCATAAGGATGAATTCATTTAGCACTGTTCCATTGTGTGTTTCCATTCAGGTTTATTAAAGAACCTGTTCTGGGTAGAAACATCAACATAGTCAATAGGTTCTATGTATCATTATCTGGAAGAGTTTCACTATGCAAAGCTGGTATAAACAGATTAAACTTTCCAATTTAGGATATTTGAAATAAACTCATctcgtggctcagatagtaaagaatctgcctgcagttcaggagatctgggttcaatctctaaattgggaaaatcctttggagaagggaatagcaactcactccagtattctggcccagagaatcccaaggacagaggagcctggcaggctacagtccatggggttgcaaagagtcaaacatgactgagcaactaacactttaattttcctaagtataataaaatatataaatagtgaTAGAGACAGAGATAGTTGCTGTTTCTCAACTGGAAATTATTTTACTAACCAAAGGACATTTGTCATAATTGAGAAGACATGTTAATTGTTACAACTGGAATGTGGAAGCTATTGGCATATGATGGTTAGAGGTCAGTGATGTCTCTAAACATCCTATAAAGCACCATATCTGTCTAAAATCTCAATAGTACTAAAGTTGAAAAACCAGGATGttatagatagatgatagataaatagacagatacatatgtacatacatagatGTATAGATACAGACAAGAAATACAATAGATACAGACATAGATATGACAAGAAAAAAGTTAAGACATAAATTTGAGGGCTACATATATAAACTATTATCGTGCTGTTCTTGTAAACTTTCTATAATTTCTGTCTAGTCATTTATATAATTGCAATTACATAGTGACAcgtataaattaaatttaataatatgaCAATACATATGccaattatataataaattatgatGCTATTAAATACTatccataataaaattttaaaatcagaattcagAAAATGTGTAGAACTTGCTACTCCAAGACAGAGTTCTTTGCACAGTTGATATAGGCTGAAACAGTTAACACACTTGAGACATATTAGACAGctatataaataagaaaactgtaGCAGATTGCAATGAGATTTATCTGTATTTCTGTGAAGAAATATATAAGACATATAATACGTAGATAGAaaaatagatagatgatagataccTAGAATCTCTGTTCTAAATTTTTTATGGTATATAAAAAGGGCTAGTTTGGGCAAATAATTCAACTTATCTGGAAGTTTATTTTCATACACAAAGCCAATATGGTTACAGGATTGTCAGGTGGGAAAAAGaggattaaataattaaattcttTATGTTACCTGGAAATCAAGtagataaatgtatgtatatatatatatatatatatatatatatataaatatacaaaaataaagtcaacagcTTAGCTCAAAGAGATCTTTATGTATGTAAATTCATCTGCACTGTGACATACCTTCTTTGTCAAGGCAATATGATTAACAGGTGAGGATTATATaatgtacaatggaatacatgCAATTTACTCCAAGCCTTGCCCCTTCTGCAGAAATAATTTTGGGCCATCAGAGTGCTTGAatttttttatcttctaaatttcttagttattttagcaaaatgcaaataaaattttattttgatctatatttccttaaaatattaatcTGACCCAAGGGGCATTTTCACTATAATGGACTTCTATAACTTGTAAGAATTGAAATGTACTTTATTATGCAAGAACCCAGGGTAATATGAGGGAATTTGAGTAAATTGGAAGAAAGAGAAGTAATTAGCATCGTTTTCATATCTTGAATATCATAATAACTTGCTTTGAATAAAGTGATGctaaacgcttactccttggaaggaaagttatgaccaacctagatagcatattcaaaagcagagacattactttgccaaacaaaggtccgtctagtcaaggctatggtttttcaggtgctcatgtatggatgtgagagttggactgtgaagaaagctgagcaccgaagaattgatgcttttgaactgtggtgttggagaagactcttgagagtcccttgaaataaaggagatccaaccagtccattctgaaggagatcagccctgggatttctttggaaggaatatgATTAAAGCTGGAACtataaatactttggccacaatTTCAAGCATgcccgaagagttgactcattggaaaagactctgatgctgggagggactgggggcaggaggagaatgggatgacagaggatgagatggctggatggcatcactgacttgatggacgtgagtctgggtgaattccgggagttggtgatggacagggggaggCCTGCAAATTTGTGTTgctggttcatggggttgcattgTTTTCGGACACGACTCATaataagcgactgaactgaaactttaaaaggggacttccctggtgactcaggattacagaatttgcctgccaatgcaggagacatgagttcaatcccggatcagaaagatcccatggaaaggaaatggcaacacattccagtattcttgccatggaaaatcccatggacagagaagcctggcaggctatagtccatggggttgcagtcacctggaacttagcaactgagcacaacgGGCCCCAGTATgataaaaaaaagttcaaaattccTATGTTAAGTAATAATGTATTAGAATGATGGGATGAAATACACTATAGAATGGCTATACATGGATCCttgcatattatttttaattttacatcttAAGCCAAAGACATTCCTTCAACTATAATACAAAacatagttatttttatataatcaaataaaaatatatctgaaagtCCCTAATAATATACATATCAAGAATATACCAGTGTAAGAAGTGGATGGCAGTTTAAGGTagataattattaaatttaaaatattgtgagcctgaatgtttctttaaagaaatagaaatgatacaGATTACAATAAAAATTACAGTGACAGTAATAGCTAAAGGATCtctataagaaaaagaataaaagcacaaTTTTATAACATTAGATGTGAAAATGATTACATGAAATCTGCATTTAATTCACTAAAAATACTGCTTACAATTTTATGACCTCCTAATCACCAGTCTTGCCTTGATGCATACACTTTTTTATATCAGAAATATTGAAATGTGCATCACTagagaataaatttaataagaagTAGAATGAAATATACTTCAATAtatttaatgcattggagaagaaatggtataaattcttgcctggagaatccagggatggggagcctgtgggctgccttCTTTTGTCGGACACGACTTTTTTTATGaaacttgtttttgtttccttgcttTGCAATTATGAAAGTGAGAAAATAcaaacagcaaatttcaattttcctgtaaatataagaaaagatggaatttttttttgtttttctctcatgtTTTAGCATTCTACAAAAACCAAATAGTTTTCTCAGAATTTAACATCTTTGTTGACTAtcaattgttatttttttaaagctgtacCTCATGAGATAATTACATATTTTCCGTCAGATCTCACTTGACATCAAAGAATATGTTGATCATTGTACCATTATCATAAAACGGGCTACTTAGAAGTCTCTTAATATGCAAATAATGTTTTCTACATCTCAGTGTGAGGTGGGAATTCCATTTTGCCTCATCAAGGGATCTGGAAAGAATtatacttttacatttatttaaataatcattaAATGTTAAATGATGTTGAGGGGAGGTCACACAAAAGCACGTGGAGCACTAAATAAGAATTCAGAAGGAGTTTTTAAAGGAGTTTTTTACCTCCAGCTTTTGAATTTTCCCAATTTCTAAAAATTCACGTCTCTTTTGTTATGTGTCATTTGCTCTCTACTTTGCCCTCCATTAGAGATATCgttgtttatataaaataaatatcatggtGATGTTTCAAAGATGCTTTTCAGCATTTTTCTGTCATCCTATGGAGTAACATTCAACAAATAAATATGAAGAGACAAGAAGAGAGGTCCTATTCCTGTTCAGGAATTATGGAGtagtggaaaacaaacaaaatggtaTCAAAAGCAGTCTCATTTTGCTTGGGCTTTGCCACTGAGCTAAACTGGAACTTTGAATATGTCACTGAAACATTGTTGATATTGAAAATGAGGCAAAACATGAAATATCCTGTTATTTTACCTGTAATGAAGCATCTCTCATGACCCTCACCTGTATTTCTGACATGGCTAAGTGAGAAGAATTTAtgaatttctttcactttttgagATTCTCCCTGAGGAGATGCCAAGCAATTTGTTGATTATCCCTAGAGTACTGAGAGCAAAACAACAAGTCTagagattgtctttttattttattttattttttattttttttttaattttattttatttttaaacccttCTTTCTTTGCATATTATACATTACATTTAATTATTGGGTTTTTCttggttctttctttccttttgttccttTCTCCCAAGACTCTTGATTAAatcttgcatatatatatatgtccataacagtcagtattttatatatttcctcaaatgctttgtgactttggagaaattttcaacattgttttattatagtatttaatatatttaggagattaaaataatgttattctgatatgagatcagccctgggctttgtTGCCCATGTGATTGTTTTTAATGATCTCTGAgacagaaactccagtactctgaccaCCTCAtattgaagagctgactcttttgaaaaagactctgatgctgggagaattggagccaggaggagaagggaacaattcagaggatgagatggctgactggcatcactgactcgatggacttatTTGAGTCTGAGTTTAAAtccagggttggtgatggacttctgctttttggcattttctttactgataaatggggttgcaaagttatTCCAGTCTGCAACTGAACCAAtaagcacctgaactgaactcttaCTCCCTGTGCCTGTCTTTTATAGCACACAAGACTCTTTGATTAAATCTCCCAACCCTTGGCCATCACTAAGAGTTTCTATTTCtacattttttcatataaaatgtagACTGTTGAGAAATTTTCAACATTGTTTTCTTgagattatttaatatatttgaaattataaataatgtgATGCTGGTATgttgttgagtaatattccatgataTTGatgataatttgttttaaatatttacttattgaaAGAAATTGTGTTCTTTCCACTGTTCTACTATGAATTTCTGAAAAGTGATTGCATTTTTTGGCAATGAAAGTTTTCCCCAGTATTCTAGGTTCTTTTGATCCCTCAAACAGATGAACATTTCTGCTGTTTACAGTCTTTGGGgaccacacaaaaataaataaataaatcaatagcaCAAGTGGAAAGCACTTCTTATTTCATCACGAGTTTGTCTGGATATATAGTTAGATTGACATAAGATTAACAagactttttttatatattttatttagtaattGTACATTTAGTTATGGGAGTCATCACTAGCCCAATTAAGATCCAAGAAATGAGTCCCTGAATTGCCTTTATATGGGCACACAGATGGCCTCCTCTGAAACCATTCCCAATGCCCCAGACAgaagagaactgggtttgatttgttaaattttttcatAGTAGAAAACGGCAACTCATTGAATTTTCTTTCCTGGATAAATTTCTTGGATTTAGCACtttggtgggctagtccatggggtcataaagttgTCAGTAACAATTGAGCAACTGATgataatttgtttaaatattgAGTTCAGTTCAAAGACTTAAGTCATTTCCACTTTTCAACTATGATAAATCAGCTAGCATGAACTTTCACTATCCAAAAGTGGTTGCATTTTTGTTGACTCAGagttcacatccatcgagtcagtgatgccatccagccatcaaatCCTCTGATGTCCCATTCTcgcctgtccccaatccctcccagcatcagagtcaaaaataaataaataaatagctcagGTGGCCAAAAACATCTTTCCACAGTggctctttccttccaaagaaattagaTTGACATAAGATTAACAAGAATAAACTGGTTGGATATTTTATTTAGTAATTGGACATCAAGAGTGGGAGTCACACACAGACTAAAAagatccattctttggtgctcaggctttcATCCAACTATATGGGCCATAGATGGCACTGGAAAAACAATGCCAATGAGGCAGACAGAAGAGAATGGGGTtcgagtaatgtctctgctttttcccaTGGTgtagcaaatggcaactcactgcaacTTTCTTTcctggagtaagcgtctttggaTAGACAagcctgcagtcaccatatgtagtgacaaagagtcagacaaaactagCAACTTCTGATGCTGTTTATACGCTAGGCTGAACCAAAAGCAGCAATTATAGGCAAGTCACTAAATATATGGGAAGACTAAAGACAAAGGAActtaattctgaatattcattaagaggactgatgttgaagttgaagctccaatactttggccacctgatacaaagagctgactcattggaaaagatcttaatgctgggaaattttaaggacaggaggagaagagggtgacagaggatgagatggttggatggcat from Bos mutus isolate GX-2022 unplaced genomic scaffold, NWIPB_WYAK_1.1 CTG305, whole genome shotgun sequence carries:
- the LOC102277858 gene encoding olfactory receptor 8K3, with amino-acid sequence METHNGTVLNEFILMGITNCPELQAPLFGLFLIIYVISVVGNLGMIILTKMDSKLQTFMYFFLRHLAFTDLGYSTTVGPKMLVNFVEYQNIISYYFCAMQLAFFLVFIVSEIFILSAMSYDRYVAICNPLLYPVIMSQRVCWVLVAIPCVYSTFVSLLVTVKLFNLSFCGYRVISHFYCDSLPLLPLLCSNTHEVEMIILILAGFDLILSLLIVLVSYLLILVSILRMSSAEGRHKAFSTCGSHLTVIIVFYGTLLFMYVQPESSHSFDTDKVASIFYTLIIPMLNPLIYSLRNKDVKCALHRVWKKSCNLFY